The following coding sequences lie in one Marinihelvus fidelis genomic window:
- the djlA gene encoding co-chaperone DjlA, which produces MKTSDFPIPRHWWGKLILGVLGLLKGGMTGAVIGVITGHFIDRFIGGLADQGRVNDVFLDTLFAVLGHVCKADGRVTEVEIAAVEQFMGQLGLQGDKRRAAIRRFNEGKAPDWDLEAGMHDFVQVTHANPQVRQMFLEYLLNGAAVDGTITQAEQDVLYRVARALRIPTMAFVAMVNAYRATHSSSGSYQGPQATASTLDQAYATLGVEPSASDADIKRAYRRLVARYHPDRLASSGMPEKMIEQSKNRAREINVAYDAIKASRGIK; this is translated from the coding sequence ATGAAGACCAGCGATTTTCCCATCCCCCGCCACTGGTGGGGCAAGCTCATTCTCGGCGTGCTCGGCCTGCTCAAGGGCGGCATGACCGGTGCCGTGATCGGCGTGATTACCGGGCATTTCATCGACCGCTTCATCGGCGGCCTGGCCGACCAGGGGCGCGTGAATGACGTGTTCCTGGACACCCTGTTCGCGGTGCTGGGCCACGTCTGCAAGGCCGACGGCCGCGTTACCGAGGTGGAAATTGCCGCGGTCGAGCAGTTCATGGGCCAGCTGGGGCTGCAGGGTGACAAGCGCCGCGCCGCCATCCGCCGCTTCAACGAGGGCAAGGCCCCGGACTGGGACCTGGAAGCCGGCATGCACGATTTCGTCCAGGTCACCCACGCCAACCCGCAGGTTCGGCAGATGTTCCTGGAGTACCTGCTCAACGGCGCCGCCGTCGACGGCACGATCACCCAGGCCGAACAGGACGTGCTTTACCGCGTGGCCCGCGCGCTGCGGATTCCCACCATGGCCTTCGTCGCCATGGTCAACGCCTACCGCGCGACGCATTCATCGTCCGGCAGTTACCAGGGCCCGCAGGCCACGGCCTCCACGCTCGACCAGGCCTATGCGACCCTGGGCGTGGAGCCGTCCGCCAGTGATGCCGACATCAAGCGCGCCTACCGCCGCCTGGTCGCCCGCTATCACCCCGATCGCCTGGCCAGCAGCGGCATGCCGGAAAAAATGATCGAGCAATCGAAGAACCGCGCCCGCGAGATCAACGTGGCCTATGACGCCATCAAGGCCTCGCGCGGCATCAAGTAG
- a CDS encoding phosphoribosylaminoimidazolesuccinocarboxamide synthase: MITDLPLLHQGKVRDCFAVGDDHMLMVASDRISAFDVILPDPIPGKGEMLTQLSNYWFGMTEDLVGNHLSDISIYDVFDDAGLAAQLEGRSMVVKKLDPLPLEAIVRGYIIGSGWKDYQKTGEVCGIPLPAGLQQADKLPEILFTPSTKAAIGEHDENVSFEHIVGLVGEEMANRVKDLSIALYKAAADHAEARGIIIADTKFEFGLDKDGTLCVMDEVLTPDSSRFWPADSYAPGSSPPSFDKQYVRDYLETLDWDKKAPGPRLPQEVINVTRDKYAEVGRRLTQD, translated from the coding sequence ATGATCACCGACCTGCCGCTGTTGCACCAGGGCAAGGTACGCGACTGCTTCGCCGTTGGCGACGACCACATGCTGATGGTCGCCTCCGACCGCATTTCTGCGTTCGACGTGATTCTCCCCGATCCCATCCCCGGCAAGGGTGAAATGCTGACCCAGCTGTCGAACTACTGGTTCGGCATGACCGAGGACCTGGTGGGCAACCACCTGTCGGACATCAGCATCTACGATGTTTTCGACGATGCCGGCCTGGCCGCGCAGCTCGAAGGCCGCTCCATGGTGGTGAAGAAGCTGGACCCGCTGCCGCTGGAAGCCATCGTCCGTGGCTACATCATCGGCTCGGGCTGGAAGGACTACCAGAAGACCGGCGAAGTCTGCGGCATTCCGCTGCCGGCTGGCCTGCAGCAGGCGGACAAGCTGCCGGAGATCCTGTTCACGCCGTCCACCAAGGCCGCCATTGGCGAGCACGACGAGAACGTCTCCTTCGAGCACATCGTCGGCCTGGTGGGCGAAGAGATGGCCAACCGTGTCAAGGACCTCAGCATTGCCCTGTACAAGGCAGCCGCTGACCACGCCGAGGCGCGCGGCATCATCATCGCCGACACCAAGTTCGAGTTCGGCCTGGACAAGGACGGCACGCTGTGCGTGATGGACGAGGTGCTGACGCCGGATTCCTCACGCTTCTGGCCGGCCGACTCCTACGCGCCGGGCTCGTCACCGCCGTCCTTCGACAAGCAGTACGTGCGTGACTACCTGGAGACGCTGGACTGGGACAAGAAGGCCCCGGGCCCGCGCCTGCCGCAGGAAGTCATCAACGTCACCCGCGACAAGTACGCCGAAGTCGGCCGTCGCCTGACGCAGGACTGA
- a CDS encoding Mpo1 family 2-hydroxy fatty acid dioxygenase yields MTTLAALLDEYGESHRNAVNKLIHWVCVPVIVWTVIALLWAIPFPFDASLGPVPLNWAVIALVLAQLYYFRLSFSLGLGLLAYNLLMIAITFWVEQAAPWPLWAVALVVFVIAWIGQFIGHHIEGKKPSFLKDIQFLLIGPAWLMAFVYRAIGLKY; encoded by the coding sequence ATGACCACGCTGGCGGCGTTGCTGGACGAATACGGCGAGAGCCACCGCAACGCCGTCAACAAGCTGATCCACTGGGTCTGCGTGCCGGTCATCGTCTGGACGGTGATCGCCCTGCTGTGGGCGATCCCGTTCCCTTTCGACGCCTCGCTCGGGCCGGTACCGCTCAACTGGGCGGTCATCGCGCTGGTGCTGGCGCAGTTGTACTACTTCCGCCTGTCTTTCTCGCTGGGGCTGGGCCTGCTGGCCTACAACCTGCTGATGATTGCCATCACCTTCTGGGTTGAGCAGGCGGCGCCGTGGCCGCTGTGGGCCGTGGCGCTGGTAGTGTTCGTCATCGCCTGGATCGGCCAGTTCATCGGCCACCACATCGAGGGCAAGAAGCCCTCCTTCCTCAAGGACATCCAGTTCCTGCTGATCGGCCCGGCCTGGCTGATGGCCTTCGTCTACCGCGCCATCGGCCTGAAATACTGA
- the nfi gene encoding deoxyribonuclease V (cleaves DNA at apurinic or apyrimidinic sites) → MPRALHRWDLDIAEARTVQTRLAARVETHDRLGQVRAIAGVDCGFEDDGRLTRAAVVVMRWPGLDVIESTLARVPTTFPYIPGYLSFREMPAILAAFKQLETRPDLLLCDGQGIAHPRRLGIACHLGLWLDRPAVGVGKSRLVGAFEPPGEEKGSSTPLVVHDETIGAVLRTRDRVRPLFVSPGHRIGVDSAARWVLDCAIRYRLPEPVHAADRLASSKSCGRN, encoded by the coding sequence GTGCCGCGGGCACTGCATCGTTGGGATCTCGACATCGCCGAAGCACGCACCGTGCAGACGCGCCTGGCCGCGCGCGTGGAAACCCACGACCGCCTGGGCCAGGTGCGCGCCATCGCCGGTGTTGATTGCGGTTTCGAAGACGACGGCCGGTTGACGCGCGCCGCGGTGGTGGTGATGCGCTGGCCTGGCCTGGACGTGATCGAATCCACCCTGGCGCGCGTACCGACGACCTTCCCCTACATCCCCGGCTACCTGTCGTTCCGGGAAATGCCGGCCATCCTGGCGGCTTTCAAACAACTGGAAACACGCCCCGACCTGCTGCTCTGCGACGGCCAGGGCATCGCCCACCCTCGACGGCTGGGCATCGCCTGCCACCTGGGGCTGTGGCTGGACCGGCCGGCGGTTGGCGTGGGCAAGTCGCGACTGGTCGGCGCGTTTGAGCCACCCGGTGAGGAAAAAGGCAGTTCAACGCCGCTGGTGGTGCATGACGAGACGATTGGTGCCGTGCTGCGCACCCGCGACCGTGTCCGCCCGCTGTTTGTCTCGCCGGGGCACCGCATCGGCGTGGACAGCGCGGCACGCTGGGTGCTCGACTGTGCCATCCGCTATCGCCTGCCCGAACCCGTTCACGCCGCCGACCGCCTGGCCTCATCGAAAAGCTGCGGCCGGAACTGA
- a CDS encoding cupredoxin domain-containing protein → MKPYRHDVLAKIILAIGLAMVSRQAVAEVHIVEVGDNFFSPAQLTIQAGDTVRWVNAAGGMAHDVESDTGLFSSGAAASQFTFEFTFDDPGSYPYFCSVHGGPGGVGMSGAVVVEAAPEPPPFQVNPGLNDAWYDPLTAGQGFLFAVYTDIEMMFLAWFTHDTVAPGEDASAVIGDPGHRWLTALGGWEDNVVTLDVALTGNGLFNTLADEQETTEGYGTVVIEFHDCNTASLEYTFPSIPLQGTIALERIIKTGDNVALCEAYQSMEPET, encoded by the coding sequence ATGAAACCCTACAGGCATGATGTCCTGGCAAAAATCATCCTTGCGATCGGCCTGGCCATGGTCAGTCGCCAGGCCGTCGCCGAAGTGCATATCGTCGAGGTGGGCGACAACTTCTTCTCTCCCGCCCAGTTGACCATCCAGGCCGGTGACACCGTCCGTTGGGTCAACGCTGCTGGCGGGATGGCGCATGACGTGGAATCGGACACCGGGCTGTTCAGTTCGGGGGCAGCCGCATCCCAGTTCACTTTCGAGTTCACCTTCGACGACCCGGGCAGTTACCCCTACTTCTGCAGCGTGCATGGCGGCCCGGGCGGCGTGGGCATGAGCGGCGCCGTCGTGGTCGAAGCCGCGCCTGAACCGCCGCCATTCCAGGTCAACCCGGGGCTCAACGATGCCTGGTACGACCCGTTGACGGCGGGCCAGGGTTTCCTGTTCGCCGTCTACACGGATATCGAAATGATGTTCCTGGCCTGGTTCACACACGACACCGTGGCCCCGGGCGAAGACGCGAGCGCGGTCATCGGCGATCCCGGGCACCGCTGGTTGACGGCACTGGGTGGTTGGGAAGACAACGTGGTGACCCTGGACGTGGCACTGACAGGCAACGGCCTTTTCAACACACTGGCGGACGAACAGGAAACCACCGAGGGCTATGGCACCGTCGTGATCGAGTTCCACGACTGCAACACGGCAAGCCTTGAGTACACGTTCCCGTCAATCCCGCTACAGGGGACGATTGCCCTGGAGCGGATCATCAAGACAGGGGACAACGTCGCGCTGTGCGAGGCGTATCAATCCATGGAGCCGGAAACCTGA
- the gcvH gene encoding glycine cleavage system protein GcvH: MSNVPEELRYTESHEWVSAEDDGTVRVGITDHAQEALGDLVFVELPAVGDQIDQGDSCAVVESVKAASDIYTPLAGEVIEVNEDLDSDPGIINNDPYGDGWLFKLKLDDAAELDDLLDAETYAQQLD; encoded by the coding sequence ATGAGCAACGTACCTGAAGAACTGCGTTATACCGAGTCCCACGAGTGGGTCAGCGCCGAAGACGACGGCACCGTGCGCGTGGGCATTACCGACCATGCCCAGGAGGCACTGGGCGACCTGGTCTTCGTCGAACTGCCGGCCGTGGGCGACCAGATCGACCAGGGCGACTCCTGTGCCGTCGTCGAATCGGTCAAGGCCGCCAGCGACATCTACACCCCGCTGGCCGGCGAGGTCATCGAGGTCAACGAAGACCTGGATTCCGACCCCGGCATCATCAACAACGACCCGTACGGCGACGGCTGGCTGTTCAAGCTCAAGCTTGACGACGCCGCCGAACTCGACGACCTGCTGGACGCGGAAACCTACGCCCAGCAGCTCGACTGA
- the gcvT gene encoding glycine cleavage system aminomethyltransferase GcvT, translating to MTQKTPLYDAHVAAGARMVDFGGWEMPINYGSQIEEHHHVRRDAGMFDVSHMTIVDLHGPDVRDYLSRLLANDVAKLGEAGKALYSCMLNERGGVIDDLITYRMDDNWYRVIVNAATRENDLAWMNQQADGFSLDINERGELAMVAVQGPKARDAVIRILASDDAERASALKPFSAAECGTIFIARTGYTGEDGFEVALPADEAEIFWNQLAEGGVKPCGLGARDTLRLEAGMNLYGQDMDTETTPLESGLAWTVAMAEERDFIGREALQAQREAGVPRKLVGLVLEDRGVIRHGQVVNTAAGDGVVTSGSFSPTLEQAIALARVPADAQGEVTVEVRNKALKARMVKPPFARNGAVCDGIN from the coding sequence ATGACCCAGAAAACGCCCCTGTACGATGCCCATGTCGCCGCCGGCGCGCGCATGGTCGACTTCGGTGGCTGGGAAATGCCCATCAATTACGGTTCCCAGATCGAGGAGCATCACCACGTGCGCCGCGATGCCGGCATGTTCGACGTGTCCCACATGACCATCGTCGACCTGCACGGCCCGGATGTCCGCGACTACCTTTCACGCCTGCTGGCGAACGACGTGGCCAAGCTGGGCGAGGCCGGCAAGGCGCTGTACAGCTGCATGCTCAATGAGCGCGGCGGCGTGATTGACGACCTGATCACCTACCGGATGGACGACAACTGGTACCGGGTGATCGTCAACGCGGCCACGCGCGAGAACGACCTGGCCTGGATGAACCAGCAGGCCGACGGCTTCAGCCTGGACATCAACGAGCGCGGTGAACTGGCCATGGTCGCCGTCCAGGGCCCGAAGGCCCGGGACGCGGTCATTCGCATCCTCGCCAGCGACGACGCCGAACGCGCGTCGGCGCTGAAGCCGTTCAGCGCCGCGGAGTGCGGCACGATCTTCATCGCCCGCACCGGTTACACCGGCGAAGACGGCTTCGAGGTCGCGCTGCCGGCCGACGAGGCGGAGATTTTCTGGAACCAGCTTGCCGAAGGTGGCGTGAAGCCCTGTGGCCTGGGCGCGCGCGACACGCTGCGGCTGGAGGCCGGCATGAACCTCTACGGCCAGGACATGGACACCGAGACCACGCCGCTGGAGTCCGGGCTGGCCTGGACGGTGGCGATGGCGGAAGAGCGTGACTTTATCGGCCGCGAAGCGCTGCAGGCCCAGCGCGAGGCTGGCGTGCCGCGCAAGCTGGTGGGCCTGGTGCTGGAAGACCGCGGCGTGATCCGCCACGGCCAGGTGGTCAACACCGCCGCCGGCGACGGCGTGGTTACCAGCGGCAGTTTCTCGCCGACGCTGGAGCAGGCCATCGCGCTGGCGCGCGTGCCGGCCGATGCCCAGGGCGAGGTGACCGTCGAGGTTCGCAACAAGGCCCTGAAGGCGCGCATGGTCAAGCCACCGTTCGCGCGCAACGGCGCCGTCTGCGACGGCATCAACTGA